Proteins from a genomic interval of Lactococcus protaetiae:
- a CDS encoding bifunctional folylpolyglutamate synthase/dihydrofolate synthase: MIVEEAVEWIHSRLKFNIRPGLSRVAALLKLLGNPENELSMIHIAGTNGKGSTVAFTRSIFMQAGFKVASFTSPFIETFGERMSINAQPIPDDKLVYYVKLIKPLVEQLDVDEQLSGITEFEIITAMAFKYFADESVDIAVIEVGLGGLLDSTNVITPVVSGITTIGLDHIDILGSTLEEIAAQKAGIIKPGIPVVTGNIVHEALQVILETARKNVARLYQFKYDYRVELEKNEHFDFCSAGQIIEDIEKSLTGLHQIENAAMAIELSLVYADKVGISLTVQQIREGIKKAYWPARMEKLGEKPLVLLDGAHNVHAMERLLQNLKTEFCGKKITIIFSAINTKDIAQMVKMLQTVENSRLILTTFDYPKALHLEDFRYLEDDDVELAPSWQLALVRMKKMLKEDEVLLITGSLYFSSQVREFLLNG; this comes from the coding sequence ATGATTGTTGAAGAAGCAGTGGAATGGATTCATTCCCGTTTGAAATTTAATATTCGACCAGGTTTAAGTAGGGTTGCGGCATTACTCAAACTCCTTGGAAATCCTGAAAATGAATTATCAATGATTCATATTGCAGGAACTAATGGGAAAGGATCTACGGTTGCATTTACGCGCTCTATTTTCATGCAAGCAGGATTTAAAGTCGCGTCTTTTACTAGCCCTTTTATAGAAACTTTTGGTGAGCGGATGAGCATAAATGCCCAACCTATCCCTGATGATAAATTAGTTTATTATGTGAAGTTGATTAAGCCGTTGGTGGAGCAATTAGATGTTGATGAGCAATTGTCTGGAATTACAGAGTTTGAAATTATTACAGCAATGGCCTTTAAATACTTTGCTGATGAGAGTGTAGATATTGCAGTTATTGAAGTCGGTTTGGGTGGCTTGTTAGATAGTACAAATGTGATTACACCTGTGGTTTCTGGTATCACGACGATTGGGTTAGATCATATTGATATTCTAGGCTCAACTTTAGAAGAGATTGCTGCGCAAAAAGCAGGAATCATCAAACCTGGTATTCCTGTAGTTACTGGTAATATCGTTCATGAAGCTTTACAGGTTATTTTAGAAACGGCTAGGAAAAACGTTGCTAGACTTTATCAGTTTAAATATGACTATCGAGTAGAATTAGAAAAAAATGAGCATTTTGATTTCTGTTCGGCAGGACAGATTATTGAGGATATTGAAAAATCGTTGACTGGTTTACATCAGATTGAGAACGCGGCGATGGCAATTGAATTATCACTTGTTTATGCTGATAAAGTGGGAATTTCGTTAACGGTGCAACAAATCAGAGAAGGAATAAAGAAGGCATATTGGCCTGCTCGTATGGAAAAATTAGGTGAAAAGCCTCTTGTTTTGCTAGATGGTGCACATAATGTCCATGCAATGGAACGGTTGTTACAAAATTTGAAAACTGAATTTTGTGGTAAGAAGATTACCATTATCTTTTCTGCAATTAATACAAAGGATATTGCACAAATGGTTAAGATGCTTCAAACGGTTGAAAATTCTCGGTTAATTTTGACGACTTTTGATTATCCAAAGGCACTACATTTAGAAGATTTTCGCTATCTTGAGGATGATGATGTGGAGTTGGCTCCAAGCTGGCAACTTGCTTTGGTGAGAATGAAAAAGATGTTAAAAGAGGATGAGGTGCTGCTTATTACAGGTTCTCTCTACTTTTCATCACAAGTGCGAGAATTTTTATTGAATGGATAA
- a CDS encoding nicotinamide-nucleotide adenylyltransferase, whose translation METKNINKQKLKGKQIGLTFGAFAPLHVGHQQLIYKTLMNNDAGLVIVTGYDGDRGDKIGLSLEKRFRYLREAYNDELNLRVAMLNENGISEYPKGWEEWSKALITIVKESIVEDFESVNFTLYVSETEYIDDFKKRLPSNFTVEMQNRQMIEISAAEIREDPMKHWDKINRAFRRHFTKKVLIAGSASTGKSTLTRRLARSINAPFSEEYARFYEEEANITDEELKATGYANFILGQSAANYKEICSPSNNGITFFDTDAIVTQTYADLYLSKEENERLKDLFDIIIAKENFDLILIIPPITDYVDDGFRNMEWQTSRMEYHNKLLWYFKQYGFEDKIVLLDKQGKNSQEGFYLRYQQAIKAIEVRLNIKIEHLK comes from the coding sequence TTGGAAACTAAAAATATTAATAAACAAAAACTGAAAGGAAAACAGATTGGATTAACATTTGGAGCGTTTGCTCCACTTCATGTTGGACATCAGCAATTGATTTATAAGACTTTAATGAATAACGATGCTGGACTTGTCATTGTAACAGGCTATGATGGAGATAGAGGTGATAAAATAGGTCTTTCATTGGAGAAGCGTTTCCGTTATCTTCGTGAAGCTTATAATGATGAACTAAATCTACGCGTGGCCATGCTAAATGAAAATGGGATATCAGAATATCCAAAGGGTTGGGAAGAGTGGAGCAAAGCTTTGATAACGATTGTTAAAGAAAGCATTGTAGAAGATTTTGAATCTGTCAACTTCACACTTTATGTGAGCGAAACTGAGTATATTGATGATTTTAAAAAACGTCTTCCGTCAAACTTTACTGTGGAAATGCAAAATCGACAAATGATTGAGATATCGGCCGCAGAGATTAGGGAAGATCCTATGAAACATTGGGACAAAATTAATCGTGCTTTTCGCCGTCATTTTACTAAAAAAGTATTGATTGCTGGCTCTGCGAGTACAGGAAAATCAACGCTAACTCGGCGTTTAGCACGCTCCATCAATGCGCCCTTTTCGGAGGAATATGCTAGATTTTATGAAGAAGAGGCGAATATTACTGATGAAGAACTGAAAGCAACCGGTTATGCTAATTTTATATTGGGACAGAGTGCGGCAAATTATAAGGAAATTTGCAGTCCGTCAAATAATGGTATTACTTTCTTTGATACAGATGCAATTGTTACACAGACTTATGCGGATCTTTATCTTTCAAAAGAAGAAAATGAGCGGCTGAAAGATTTATTTGATATTATAATTGCTAAAGAGAATTTTGATTTAATTTTGATTATCCCACCTATAACAGATTATGTAGATGATGGTTTTAGGAATATGGAGTGGCAAACAAGTCGGATGGAATATCACAATAAGCTGTTATGGTATTTCAAACAGTATGGTTTTGAGGATAAGATTGTTTTACTAGACAAACAAGGTAAAAACTCTCAGGAAGGATTTTATCTTCGTTACCAGCAAGCGATTAAAGCAATAGAAGTCCGTTTAAATATAAAGATTGAACATTTAAAATAG
- a CDS encoding ABC transporter substrate-binding protein: protein MKKLLYFFLGIVAITVLLGFATNRMKAADGLKTANNSLTIFNWGEYIDPALITKFEKQTGYKVNYMTFDSNEAMYAKVKQGGTAYDIVVPSDYMIEKMAKEHLLMKLDHKKINGLNDDDPKLLNPAFDPDNQYSVPYFWGTLGIVYNDKTVKNPPKVWNDIWSPAYKNSILLTDSVRDVMAMVLSKQGYSLNTTNKKELDIAYQDLLKLTPNVKAILGDEIMNYMVNNETPMAVVYSGQAAEMTSENSHLHYVIPERTNIWYDNLAIPKTAKNVKGAYAFINFMQEPKNAAQNAEWVGYSTPNMKAKALLPKDVRNDKEFYPDESVIKDDEAYKNLSPYWTGFYNDLYLEFKMHK, encoded by the coding sequence TTGAAAAAATTACTTTATTTCTTTTTAGGAATTGTGGCAATTACAGTGCTACTTGGTTTTGCAACCAATCGTATGAAAGCTGCAGATGGATTAAAAACAGCCAATAATAGTCTAACTATTTTTAACTGGGGCGAATATATTGATCCTGCTTTGATTACAAAGTTTGAAAAGCAAACAGGGTATAAAGTGAACTACATGACCTTTGACTCAAATGAGGCGATGTACGCGAAAGTGAAACAAGGCGGAACAGCTTATGATATTGTTGTGCCTTCTGACTATATGATTGAGAAAATGGCAAAAGAACATCTGCTCATGAAGCTTGACCATAAAAAAATCAACGGCTTGAATGATGACGACCCTAAGTTACTCAATCCTGCATTTGACCCTGACAACCAATATTCTGTGCCTTATTTTTGGGGAACTTTAGGGATTGTTTATAATGATAAAACAGTGAAAAATCCACCAAAAGTCTGGAATGATATTTGGTCACCTGCTTATAAAAACTCTATTTTGCTGACTGATAGTGTCCGTGATGTCATGGCAATGGTTTTGAGTAAACAAGGCTACTCGCTCAATACAACTAATAAAAAGGAACTTGATATTGCCTATCAAGATTTACTTAAATTAACACCGAATGTAAAAGCAATTTTAGGCGATGAAATCATGAATTATATGGTTAACAATGAGACGCCTATGGCAGTAGTCTACAGTGGGCAAGCAGCTGAAATGACTTCAGAGAACAGTCATTTGCATTATGTCATTCCAGAGCGAACAAATATTTGGTATGATAATCTGGCTATTCCTAAAACTGCTAAAAATGTTAAAGGAGCCTATGCCTTTATCAATTTTATGCAGGAGCCTAAAAATGCAGCTCAAAATGCGGAATGGGTGGGTTACTCTACACCAAATATGAAGGCTAAAGCCCTATTGCCAAAGGATGTGCGTAATGACAAAGAATTTTACCCTGATGAATCTGTCATTAAAGATGATGAAGCCTATAAAAATTTAAGTCCTTATTGGACAGGTTTTTACAATGATTTGTATTTGGAATTTAAGATGCATAAATAA
- the pnuC gene encoding nicotinamide riboside transporter PnuC produces MMNTKLKILSQGMSNSFNPKVIIKELTTLSIRDYILLAILLFSQIIAYLFSGTFDMMSNLILIVELFTIVNLILVNRGRLTNYTFGLISTIFWFIVAAHAHLVGDMFSQSYYLVMQFIGIYAWQKDLSETHGTEVTPKKITIGKALLAIGGFAVIYGIVLLTSHHLGGQQIFLDATLLPLAIISQLLMTYGYRSQWIGWILIDVINVTIWFNTWQSSGNSFLGMFILQIAMLINAFYGAYLWFTKDAMQEVEAQKI; encoded by the coding sequence ATGATGAATACAAAATTAAAGATTTTATCTCAAGGAATGAGCAATAGCTTTAACCCTAAAGTGATAATAAAAGAGTTGACCACCCTCTCTATCAGAGATTATATCTTATTGGCAATTTTACTCTTTTCACAGATTATCGCTTATCTTTTTTCTGGAACTTTTGATATGATGAGTAATCTTATACTTATTGTTGAACTGTTTACCATTGTCAATTTGATTTTGGTCAATCGAGGTCGTTTGACAAATTATACTTTTGGATTAATTTCTACGATTTTTTGGTTTATTGTTGCTGCGCATGCACATCTTGTTGGAGATATGTTTTCCCAAAGCTATTATCTGGTGATGCAGTTTATTGGCATCTATGCTTGGCAAAAAGATTTATCTGAAACGCATGGAACAGAAGTCACTCCTAAAAAAATCACTATAGGTAAGGCACTTTTGGCTATTGGTGGTTTTGCGGTAATTTATGGTATTGTTCTTTTGACAAGCCATCATTTGGGAGGGCAACAAATCTTCTTGGATGCTACCTTGCTTCCTTTAGCGATTATTAGTCAACTTCTCATGACTTATGGTTATCGTAGTCAGTGGATTGGCTGGATTTTGATTGATGTGATTAATGTAACGATTTGGTTTAATACTTGGCAAAGTTCGGGAAATTCTTTTTTGGGAATGTTCATTCTTCAAATTGCAATGCTTATTAATGCCTTTTATGGTGCGTATCTTTGGTTTACAAAGGATGCGATGCAAGAAGTGGAAGCTCAAAAGATATAA
- a CDS encoding ABC transporter ATP-binding protein gives MTKNIIEFKEVTKTYADSNTTVLKNVSFEIEEGKFYTLLGASGSGKSTILNIIAGLLDATSGDIILDGKRINDLPANKRDVHTIFQSYALFPNMNVFDNVAFALKIKSVDKKEIATRVSQALKMVRLEGYENRSIAKLSGGQKQRVAIARAIIDRPKVLLLDESLSALDMKLRKDMQYELRELQQSLGITFIFVTHDQEEALAMSDWIFIMNEGEIVQSGTPTDIYDEPINHFVADFIGESNILNGKMIKDYLVEFNGQQFEAVDGGMRKNEAIEVVIRPEDIWFTLPDEGKFNVKVDTQLFRGVHYEIVAYDSFGNEWLIHSTHRAIVGETVGVDFEPEAIHIMRLNETEEEFDARIEEYVEEEEQTIGLANAVEEENAEEEAAIQEAVKEALENTMELTELAETVNEILHKQEAENEQEQTGNKNSQIPNDDRVEDSGVLPR, from the coding sequence ATGACAAAAAACATCATCGAATTTAAAGAAGTCACAAAGACTTATGCAGATAGTAATACTACCGTGCTAAAAAACGTTTCTTTTGAGATTGAAGAAGGTAAATTCTACACTCTTTTGGGTGCATCTGGTTCTGGAAAATCAACCATCCTCAATATTATTGCAGGACTTTTGGATGCTACTTCCGGTGACATCATTCTTGATGGTAAACGAATCAACGATTTGCCAGCGAACAAACGAGATGTTCATACAATATTCCAAAGTTATGCGCTCTTCCCAAATATGAATGTTTTTGACAATGTTGCTTTTGCACTCAAAATAAAAAGTGTAGATAAAAAAGAAATTGCGACACGTGTTTCGCAAGCTCTTAAAATGGTACGACTAGAAGGCTACGAAAATCGTTCTATTGCAAAACTCTCTGGTGGTCAAAAACAACGTGTCGCCATTGCACGCGCTATTATCGACCGTCCCAAAGTTCTCTTGCTTGATGAAAGCTTGTCAGCACTTGACATGAAGCTCAGAAAAGATATGCAATATGAACTGCGAGAACTTCAGCAATCTTTGGGCATTACTTTCATCTTCGTTACTCATGACCAAGAAGAAGCCCTCGCCATGTCAGATTGGATTTTTATCATGAATGAGGGAGAAATCGTCCAATCTGGTACACCAACGGATATTTATGATGAACCAATCAATCACTTCGTTGCAGATTTTATTGGAGAGTCCAACATCTTAAATGGTAAGATGATTAAAGACTACCTTGTTGAGTTTAACGGACAACAGTTTGAAGCTGTTGATGGTGGGATGCGCAAAAATGAAGCGATTGAAGTCGTCATTCGTCCAGAAGACATCTGGTTTACTCTGCCAGACGAAGGTAAATTTAATGTCAAAGTTGATACACAGCTCTTCCGCGGTGTTCACTACGAAATTGTTGCCTATGATTCATTTGGCAATGAATGGCTTATCCATTCCACACACCGTGCCATTGTGGGTGAAACTGTTGGTGTTGATTTCGAACCTGAAGCAATCCATATCATGCGTCTCAACGAGACGGAAGAAGAATTTGATGCTCGTATTGAAGAATACGTAGAGGAAGAAGAACAAACGATTGGACTTGCCAATGCCGTCGAAGAGGAGAATGCCGAGGAAGAAGCAGCTATTCAAGAAGCTGTTAAAGAAGCATTAGAGAATACGATGGAACTCACAGAACTTGCTGAAACGGTCAATGAAATTCTGCATAAGCAAGAAGCAGAAAATGAACAAGAACAAACAGGAAATAAGAACTCGCAAATCCCAAATGATGATAGAGTAGAAGACAGCGGGGTGTTGCCACGATGA
- a CDS encoding arsenic metallochaperone ArsD family protein has product MLIELFEAKIPDFNMEMMELTQILAAFQNGDGLTMKRYNLMNQPEAFTRYPQVMQMLQKEDTLPLTLVDGEVVLIGEYPTIDDLTEITGISFQNVGGCGDNCENCSCGGH; this is encoded by the coding sequence ATGTTAATAGAATTATTCGAAGCAAAAATCCCCGATTTTAACATGGAAATGATGGAGTTGACACAAATTCTCGCTGCATTTCAAAATGGTGATGGGCTAACGATGAAACGTTATAATTTGATGAATCAGCCAGAAGCATTTACTCGTTATCCGCAAGTCATGCAAATGTTGCAAAAAGAGGATACGCTCCCACTTACGCTTGTTGATGGAGAGGTTGTGCTGATTGGTGAGTATCCAACAATTGATGATTTGACGGAAATTACAGGAATCAGTTTTCAAAACGTTGGCGGTTGTGGTGATAATTGTGAAAATTGTTCATGTGGTGGTCATTGA
- the murB gene encoding UDP-N-acetylmuramate dehydrogenase, whose amino-acid sequence MLKQIEFEKIPDLLVKFDEPLSKYTYTKVGGPADILVFPSSIEALTTLLQLAKQMSVPITVLGNASNLIVRDGGIRGIVILLEKLKRVNVAGFTIEAQAGSTLKEVTQIAQQNALSGFEFACGIPGSIGGAVFMNAGAYGGEISQVLVSCKVIDIDGNLSVLTADEMKFGYRHSIIRDENLIVLSAKFELQAGDPIQIQNEMNRLNFLRESKQPLEYPSCGSVFKRPEGHFAGQLIQEAKLQGTRIGGVEVSTKHAGFMVNVNSGTATDYEQLIADVIEKVHAHSGIILEPEVRIIGEK is encoded by the coding sequence ATGTTAAAACAAATAGAATTTGAAAAAATTCCAGATTTACTGGTTAAATTTGATGAACCCCTGTCAAAATATACTTATACTAAAGTGGGAGGACCAGCCGATATTTTAGTTTTCCCTTCTAGCATTGAGGCTCTGACAACATTGCTACAACTGGCAAAGCAGATGAGTGTGCCAATCACTGTGCTTGGAAATGCTTCTAATCTCATTGTCCGAGATGGTGGAATTCGTGGAATCGTCATCTTACTTGAAAAGCTAAAACGCGTGAATGTTGCAGGTTTTACAATTGAGGCACAAGCTGGCAGTACGCTAAAAGAAGTCACTCAAATTGCACAACAAAATGCACTTTCAGGCTTTGAGTTTGCTTGTGGTATTCCTGGCTCAATCGGTGGTGCAGTATTTATGAATGCTGGTGCTTATGGTGGTGAAATTTCACAAGTTCTTGTCAGCTGCAAAGTGATTGATATTGACGGAAATCTGTCAGTACTGACAGCTGATGAAATGAAGTTTGGTTATCGTCATTCGATTATTCGAGATGAAAATCTCATTGTGCTTTCTGCCAAGTTTGAACTTCAAGCAGGAGACCCTATTCAGATACAAAATGAGATGAATCGTTTGAATTTCCTTCGTGAAAGCAAACAACCGCTTGAATATCCAAGCTGTGGTTCTGTTTTTAAGCGACCAGAAGGACATTTTGCCGGTCAATTGATTCAAGAAGCTAAGTTGCAAGGAACACGTATAGGGGGTGTAGAAGTCAGCACAAAACACGCTGGCTTCATGGTAAATGTAAACTCTGGTACAGCAACAGACTACGAGCAATTGATTGCAGATGTGATTGAAAAAGTTCATGCTCATTCAGGAATTATACTTGAGCCAGAAGTACGTATTATTGGGGAAAAATAA
- a CDS encoding deoxynucleoside kinase — MLIVLAGTIGAGKSSLAKALGEHLQTDVFYEAVDNNPVLDLYYQDPKKYAFLLQIYFLNKRFESIKMAYREDNNVLDRSIFEDELFLTLNYKNGNVTKTELDIYKELLANMLEELEGMPKKRPDLLVYIDVSFDTMLSRISQRGRSFEQIDGQPALKEYYHQVHGEYPDWFNQYDVSPKLRIDGDRIDFVNNPKDLDAVLSQIDNELKKLDLL; from the coding sequence ATTTTGATCGTATTAGCAGGTACTATTGGAGCGGGTAAATCAAGTCTTGCAAAGGCTTTGGGAGAACATTTACAAACGGATGTTTTCTATGAAGCGGTTGATAATAATCCTGTGCTTGACCTTTACTACCAAGACCCTAAAAAGTATGCTTTTTTGTTGCAAATTTACTTTTTAAATAAGCGATTTGAGTCAATTAAAATGGCTTATCGTGAGGATAATAATGTTCTGGATCGTTCGATTTTTGAAGATGAGTTATTTTTGACTTTGAATTATAAAAATGGAAATGTGACGAAGACTGAGCTTGATATTTATAAAGAACTGCTTGCCAATATGCTTGAAGAGCTAGAGGGAATGCCTAAAAAACGTCCTGATTTGCTCGTTTATATTGACGTATCATTTGATACAATGCTGTCACGTATTTCGCAGCGAGGTCGTTCTTTTGAACAAATTGATGGACAACCTGCTTTGAAGGAATATTATCATCAAGTTCATGGAGAATATCCAGATTGGTTCAATCAATATGATGTATCTCCTAAATTACGAATTGATGGTGATCGAATTGATTTTGTGAATAATCCTAAAGATTTGGATGCTGTTTTATCTCAAATCGATAATGAGTTGAAAAAATTGGATTTACTATAA
- the thrB gene encoding homoserine kinase, whose product MKIIVPATSANLGAGFDSIGIAVNLYLTVEILGISNSWYIEHDLGENIPTDERNLLLTTLTEVLSVKNVVLSEKYHLKMTSEIPLARGLGSSSSVIIAGIELANQLAQLNLTIDEKLELATQIEGHPDNVAPALLGNLVIATTSNHHTDAVCAEFPVCKLLAFVPNYELKTMDSRKVLPKQLSYKEAVSASSIANVLTANLLTGDLLSAGKIMERDRFHEPYRANLVPELDILRKIGRAYGAYGTYLSGAGPTIMMLCADKVLSVLTEQIHQDKQLTGQLYSLEIDKMGLKTEH is encoded by the coding sequence ATGAAAATTATTGTTCCAGCAACTTCAGCAAATTTGGGTGCCGGTTTTGATTCTATCGGGATTGCAGTAAATTTGTATCTTACTGTTGAGATTCTTGGTATTTCTAATTCTTGGTATATTGAGCATGATTTAGGTGAAAATATTCCAACTGACGAACGAAATTTATTGCTGACAACTTTGACAGAAGTTCTGTCAGTAAAAAATGTTGTTTTATCAGAGAAATATCATTTAAAAATGACGTCTGAGATTCCACTAGCTCGAGGTTTAGGTTCTTCAAGTTCAGTAATCATTGCAGGTATCGAATTGGCAAATCAATTGGCGCAACTCAATCTGACGATTGATGAGAAGCTAGAACTTGCCACTCAGATTGAAGGTCATCCTGATAATGTGGCACCAGCACTTTTGGGAAATCTTGTCATTGCGACAACGAGTAATCATCATACTGATGCGGTATGTGCAGAATTTCCAGTCTGTAAACTTTTGGCTTTTGTGCCAAATTATGAATTGAAGACAATGGATAGTCGCAAGGTTCTACCTAAACAATTGAGCTATAAAGAAGCTGTAAGTGCAAGCTCAATTGCTAATGTGCTGACAGCAAATCTTTTGACAGGAGATTTATTGTCAGCAGGGAAAATAATGGAGCGTGACCGTTTTCATGAACCTTATCGTGCTAATCTTGTCCCAGAGTTAGATATTTTAAGAAAAATCGGAAGAGCATACGGTGCTTATGGTACTTATTTGAGCGGTGCTGGGCCGACAATCATGATGTTATGTGCTGACAAAGTTCTGTCAGTACTGACAGAACAAATTCATCAGGACAAGCAATTAACTGGACAGCTTTATTCACTTGAAATTGATAAAATGGGCTTAAAAACTGAACATTGA
- a CDS encoding homoserine dehydrogenase, which produces MTINIALLGFGTVGSGLPELLLENQQKLEMILEKKIVISKVLLRNQEAIEQARANGFDYPFVLSMNEILQDDSISIVVELMGRLEPARTYISQALSAGKNVVTANKDLLAIHGTELRALAKENHVALYYEAAVAGGIPILRTLANSYASDKITRLLGVVNGTSNFMMSKMVEEAWSYDEALQVAQELGYAESDPTNDVDGIDAGYKLAILSEFAFGMSLSASEVQHSGIREIDKSDVEIAQQLGYVIKLVGEIVEVESGIFAEVSPTFIPKTHPLSSVSGVMNAVFIESLGIGESMFYGPGAGQKPTITSVLADIIRVVKRMNDGTIGKSFNEYSRKTKLAKPENVKNKYYFSIETPDSTGQFLRLVKIFTSEDASFEQVLQQKGDGKRAIVAIICHSLNQVQLKNIREKLNREVDFSLLNSFKVIY; this is translated from the coding sequence ATGACGATAAATATAGCATTACTAGGATTTGGAACAGTGGGGTCTGGACTTCCTGAACTACTTTTGGAAAATCAACAAAAATTGGAGATGATTTTAGAAAAAAAGATTGTGATTTCCAAGGTTTTATTGAGAAATCAAGAAGCGATTGAACAGGCAAGAGCAAATGGTTTTGATTATCCTTTTGTTTTGTCCATGAATGAAATTTTACAAGATGACAGTATTTCTATTGTCGTTGAGTTGATGGGACGTTTGGAGCCTGCGAGAACTTATATCTCACAAGCACTTTCTGCTGGAAAAAATGTAGTGACAGCAAACAAGGATTTACTTGCGATTCATGGGACAGAATTAAGAGCTTTGGCGAAAGAAAATCATGTTGCGCTATACTATGAGGCGGCTGTTGCTGGTGGTATTCCAATCTTGCGGACTCTTGCTAATTCATATGCTTCTGACAAAATTACTCGACTTTTAGGCGTTGTCAATGGAACGAGTAATTTCATGATGAGTAAAATGGTAGAAGAGGCATGGTCTTATGATGAAGCGTTGCAAGTGGCACAAGAATTGGGTTATGCTGAGTCAGATCCAACGAATGACGTGGATGGTATAGATGCTGGCTATAAATTAGCGATTTTGAGTGAATTTGCTTTTGGAATGTCGCTTTCGGCATCAGAAGTTCAACATAGTGGGATTCGTGAGATTGATAAGAGCGATGTAGAAATTGCACAGCAATTAGGTTATGTCATTAAACTTGTAGGTGAAATTGTCGAAGTTGAATCAGGGATTTTTGCAGAAGTGAGCCCAACGTTTATTCCAAAAACTCATCCGCTTTCAAGTGTTAGTGGAGTGATGAATGCTGTATTCATTGAATCTTTAGGGATTGGTGAGTCAATGTTTTATGGTCCAGGTGCTGGGCAAAAGCCAACGATTACGAGTGTTTTAGCAGATATTATCCGAGTGGTAAAACGGATGAATGATGGAACAATTGGGAAAAGTTTTAATGAATATTCACGAAAAACAAAACTTGCTAAACCTGAGAATGTTAAAAATAAATATTATTTTTCAATTGAAACACCCGATTCTACAGGGCAATTTTTAAGATTAGTTAAAATTTTTACAAGTGAAGATGCTTCTTTTGAACAAGTATTACAGCAAAAAGGTGATGGTAAACGTGCCATTGTTGCTATTATTTGTCATTCGCTTAATCAAGTGCAGCTAAAAAATATACGGGAGAAATTAAATCGTGAAGTAGATTTTTCTCTACTTAATTCTTTCAAAGTGATTTATTAA
- a CDS encoding NUDIX domain-containing protein — translation MDASESAKEAALRETKEETGVELTQDNQMWQIGAFTDPNRDPRQWIISVAHATFLYPFVTPIAGDDARSARWFTINRNKDGELEFLHPQAYVSLDDLAFDHKDIILTTFKRIKESLDVTPDILHVLGEEFLSTDALKVLKYFDEKFESYSTGNFVKIYVKNNPILMDTGRFGKKPKSPGRPKKILSFRK, via the coding sequence GTGGATGCTAGTGAATCTGCGAAAGAAGCAGCTTTACGTGAAACCAAAGAAGAAACAGGGGTTGAACTTACTCAGGATAATCAAATGTGGCAGATTGGAGCGTTTACTGACCCCAACCGTGATCCGCGACAATGGATAATCTCTGTTGCTCATGCGACTTTTCTATATCCTTTTGTGACTCCAATCGCTGGTGATGACGCAAGGAGTGCACGTTGGTTTACAATAAATAGGAATAAAGATGGAGAGTTGGAGTTTCTTCATCCCCAAGCGTACGTCTCTCTCGATGATTTAGCCTTTGACCATAAAGATATTATTTTAACTACTTTCAAACGCATCAAAGAAAGTTTAGATGTCACTCCTGATATTTTGCATGTTTTAGGAGAGGAATTTCTTTCCACGGATGCTTTAAAAGTTTTAAAGTACTTCGATGAAAAATTTGAAAGTTATTCGACGGGGAATTTTGTGAAGATTTACGTGAAAAATAATCCTATTCTTATGGATACAGGTCGATTTGGTAAAAAGCCTAAGAGTCCAGGAAGACCTAAAAAGATTTTAAGTTTTAGGAAATAA